A genomic region of Leptidea sinapis chromosome 46, ilLepSina1.1, whole genome shotgun sequence contains the following coding sequences:
- the LOC126978006 gene encoding WD repeat-containing protein 91 encodes MAHLQFVDELVREYLLFRGFSATVKTFENDLKVDKDKGFRVDKIVEQIIHYINVSDLTGLKDYWAHLDSLVFSKLEVHVQPAVRKIEYSLYKIYLVTATQNTGGVKNEKVAEFLSKMLSELQGQPEWRDWFMLPYIQKPEDNPIFSLYFTRGWQDSVLVSLHNLLSTIFMCMPQPTLTSYESDAAMVKRLQEELAALKGKNPQNFEKISPCGHQSRLAQYSERLSGPLPLIDDFSAIPAEQLDSGIREARGLRGLLRQMGGSPVMGRKSGRSQSQN; translated from the exons ATGGCGCATTTACAATTTGTTGATGAGTTAGTGCGTGAATATTTGTTATTCAGAGGTTTTAGTGCTACTGTGAAAACgtttgaaaatgatttaaaagttGATAAAGATAAAGGTTTTAGGGTAGACAAAATTGTAGAACAAATAATACACTACATAAATGTATCAGACTTAACTGGGCTTAAAGATTATTGGGCACATCTTGACAGCCTAGTGTTCTCGAAACTCGAAGTTCATGTTCAACCTG CTGTGCGTAAAATAGAGTACAGTTTGTACAAAATCTACCTAGTTACTGCTACACAAAACACCGGTGGTGTCAAGAATGAAAAAGTTGCCGAGTTCCTTTCAAAAATGCTTTCTGAGTTACAAGGGCAACCTGAATGGAGGGACTGGTTTA TGCTTCCATATATCCAGAAACCAGAGGATaatccaatattcagtctttaTTTCACAAGAGGTTGGCAGGACAGTGTGTTAGTCTCACTTCACAATTTGCTATCAACAATATTTATGTGTATGCCTCAGCCGACTCTTACTAGCTATGAAAGTGATGCAGCTATGGTGAAAAGACTGCAGGAAGAACTTGCAGCATTAAAAGGGAAA AACCCACaaaatttcgaaaaaatatCACCATGTGGACATCAGTCACGCTTAGCTCAGTATTCAGAGCGACTCAGTGGTCCCCTGCCACTCATTGATGACTTCTCAGCAATTCCCGCTGAGCAGCTTGATAGTGGAATAAGAGAGGCACGAGGGCTAAGAGGACTTTTACGACAAATGGGTGGCAGCCCAGTCATGGGGAGGAAGTCTGGGAGATCTCAAAGTCAAAATTAA